aaatcctagctacggccctgaaaatGTTTCCGAGGACTTCACGAATGCTCGAGGCAATTAGCTTCTAGATAATATACTttgaaatcctttattttcgtTGAGTTCTTAAATTCGTTGATAGCACTAGTCCACGAATTGGATCATTAGACGAAAATTAGATCACTGGTCCCGATtaaaagtgatttcacagtattGGGTTGCTGTCAAACTGCCAACGGTTTTCCCCTCCACTTTCTCTTCGCTTGCATTCTTACTAGATACTAGTACGCACGACAGAAGATACAATGACCCTTGTATTGACCTCGTTTGAAACAAAACGCCCGCCCCTCTGCAACGCTTATATAAAACAGATAATCTTCAGTGTAAACAGAACAAAATCAAATAGATCTGTTGCGTTTTTCTTGATACTACTAATAAGAGATGATtctgttgaaataaaattaaaattaaaattaaattgtaaacgcatagttttaagaaaatatttgatacatttttagtGAAAAAGAACTAAATAAATGTCTACTTTCAAATACAATGCCAaggaaaaaaatattgtgagGTGGGAGTTGATAATGGTGAACCTACACTAAAATCACAAATCAGCTTGAGCGGTTTgcaagtaggcctacataaaaAACATAACACATCAACATATCTAtacattatacaaataaaataatcctAATGAAGCGATTAACATAGAAAccaacatttaataaaatataaaaatatgacgACATTCTGAATGATTAATCGATCTTTTGATTTCACtctattatcattttatttaaagcTGGTAAACAGGCTGGAGTTTGGTAGGATTCTATGCTTCCGCGAATCCCAGATTTTGGATTAGAAGCGTAATCCCCAAATACCAATATTACTTTTGGCGGAATCCTAATAATAAATCCCTAAATTCAATGCCTGggttcacaaaacattgtaagcctagttttgcacgtaaacgtaaatctacgacaaaaccacaattcttattactattatagttcaacaaatatagtttgaagaacacatatttcattttcttttgtcctgaaaatactccagcttccgtaatgatgcaATTTTCTGCCTGAAATaagacgccaaacacgtgtaaacgcactaccagtataactgctagtaatAGACGTAAACTtgcgatgtttagtgaaatgggcctcaggaaaacaaaatataattaatgtatcAATTCCCCATCAAAGCACAAACATAGCCAAAGGCCGATGTATTTAGCTTCAGTgtattattactaaaatatatatataacttcatATATGCCAGGACCCTAATAGATATTGAATAAAAATCAACCTAAAGAGTCAAATGTTTTGATTGTAAATTCCAAGAACTTATGgttctaattttttaaaaagaagaagttttttTCTCAATCAATTTATAAGATCAGAAAAATTGCTTTGTGGTGTTGATGTATTCACTCCAcgtattaatattgtttaacaGCATAATCATCGTTTGATCATATTTCATCATACCTGTAGGGTATGATACATTTTTCATGTGATTAAAAACGCAGAGAGCGCTAAACAAAGCTATACGTATACGATCTATTCATTCGTGATTCTAAATCACCAAGCGTATTCAGCAATGAtgcatttgtttcttttatttataaagttattttCAGATTAAGGACCACTCCTCCatcgagaaaaaaaaaattgaaataaaatcttTATTGCCCTATAATAaatgcttttttcttcttctttttttggcaataagGGAAAATAGTGGCAGATCCAAGGTTTTACTTTAAAAGGTGCAACAAAAAATGCTTCATTTACAAAacagtttttcttcttcttcttcatattAGTAATAACAAAAGTAAAGTTATTATGACTTTCTACAAaagaaatgacatttaaaacaaaacatctgtTTTGTGGTCAATcattttggattttaaaaaaaatttttttatttttttgtaaatttatcataatttatctgTACACATCCATTTTATTAAAGCAATTGCACCACTCGGAACGGGGTGTACCCTCAAAAACTgccctctggatccgccactgagaaCCATACTAAGAGATATTTAAAAACCAATAACCCACAAAACCCACCCGTATTCTTGAGAATAATTGTGCATTCTACTCACATATTATATACTAAATTTAGAAATTTCTCAAGATTCTTAGCAGTCTGACACTTGAGGTTACAAGTGGAATGCGAACACACGGTGTTACTGTTCAAACTTGATGTGCGTACTTCTTACGTTCTGCAAAACATCAGCTATGGTTTTCTtgattatttcttcttcttctagaaTGGGTATATAATGTAACGGTCGGTTACCTTTTACCAAcatatatcacaaaattacacaCTTCCTTGTCCTTTTCCGTTTTTCTGGCACTTTGGGTTCAAGTACGGCTAGTATTGCTTCATCAAACACGTCCTTCAGTCCTTTTTTTGTAAGTGCGGAGCACTCCACATAAGAATTAGCGCCAAGCTTTGCTGACAACCTCTCCCCTTCCTCGAGTGTGACGGGTTTCTGCCGACGTTTCTGCAGTTTCTGCCTCGTAAGTTCGTTATCCCGTAGGTCTATCTGCGTTCCAACAATGAGAAACGGGGCCCTCGGCACGTTGTGTCGGATCTCTGGCACCCACTTCTGTTCAAGGTTCTTCATCGACTCTGGCATCACCACCGAAAACGCGACGAGAAACACATTGGTCTCAGTATAGGACAACTGTCTCAGACTCGTATACTCTTCCTTGTAAGAGAAAAcataacacattatttatttaaaaccttTACTAACCAACCAACAGTTGTGCAATGGCTGAACAAATTCATTTTCGCAAACCACGTTACCATTCCGTATAACTACTGCATTCCGTACGAAATTTATTGTTATGCGGAATGGTATCTTGGGTTGCGAAGATGAATTTGATCAAGAGTGTTATGACGTGCAACTAACTGCACATATACATAATCCCAGTTTGGTCCCAAGACCTGCACCCACCCCAGCAACTTTTTCGTGATCCACTGCATTTTAAGTAGTTGTGCAGAAAAATCACGGATGCCTCAGACTGACATGGTAATAAACCCAACAAACCCCAGCGCCGTaagttcaaaattaatataaatatgcaGTTTAAAATTGTGCATAAATACCCCAATAAACCAAAACGATGTAACTCAGCTCCACCCACCCCATCCTCAATCACAACATacccagagccggtttaagggtccgcagcacaaataacagcgggggacccttcccaggatatatattttgcaaccccctcggggagaggggaaaaattacctggggaaaataaatgtacacatcaccgcggggcccccTGAAACGCTGGGCCCGAAGCacgtgctactaggataaaccggctctggacatacttgaaaacaaaacaataaacaattaattgaGGTTACCCAATTTATCAGTGGGATGCACAAACTGAAACATTCAGGTAGCAGAGTTTTAAAATGAGTTTCCATGCCATCTTACTTTCTTAATTTTACGACATGCAAACACACTTTTTGAAACATCTCGTATTTACCTGTCCAGCAGTATCAAAAAGTCCAAGCTGATATGGATGTTCTCGAATATTGACCGTCACTGAAAGCAACAAAATGGTAATTAATATATGAAAACATATAGATGCAACTAGGATATACCATTAcgtttacacccccccccccccaattgggTCGTTCAAACTTGCTcttggtgggggagggggtggggtggtaccgggctgcgaatccagtGCCTACTGGCATTACgtgcgatggcttaaccacgacaccaccgagccCGGTTATATGATAACTAAgagcagcggctttagtaaaCCAGCATAAGGCCACAGCGTAACAAGTTAGAAACACATCTTTTGAGTTAGATCCGGTAGATTTAAATACATCGGATAAGGTACACGGAGTTGTCACCGACCTCGATGGGTCAATAATTGTTATGCCATCGGGTTTACGGATTTAACTGCTAGGTTCGTATCCCAGCATCAGTGTGTGTTCGGCTTAGTGTCGAGGTTTAATGTCAATGAGGATTTATATTGTAGGGTAATTACCTACACACCTATGTATCCATAAACTACGTAACATACTAGTATACGGAGCGCCTCAACATAATATCTGTGAAGAACGAAAAAATTGGTGGAAAGACGGTTaggttatatttttttacatattacgGCATAAATACTATTAGACTTTATAAACACAAATCGTTAGTTCGAAGGTACAATTACTGTTTGCCTCGTACTTCATTATAACCCTGGCTTTGATTGGTATCGGGgaatgttattatttaacatCGGGGTggctcagtcggtcgagtgctcgcttgaggtgcatgcgtcgcaactggtcaaaggctgtggtatgtgctttcctgtctgtgggaaagtgcatataaaagatcccttgcagcattaggaaaaatgtaccgggattcctctgatgactacgtgtcaaaattaccaaatgttttatatccaatagccgatgattaattaatcaatgtgctctagtggtttcgttaaacaaaacaaattttatttaacatcaaacgttgattttttgtttaatgaacgtATTTGCAGATAAAGGCCTCTAAAAGTCGAATATTTCGTAATACACAAGTTAATTCACGACACTCATCTATTACCTGGACACTAAATAATCGCAGAAAtgaaaagttttttgtttgcttgcttttgtgtttgttttgttttgttttgctttttgatTACAAAACGAGCATTTTGTAAGGTATGGTTGtggtaaaattaaaacatgcaaCGGAACAAATTTCCATTCTGCCACAAGGAACTCCCCAACTGGGAGCAACATATTATAGAGTTTTCAAGATATGATCACTAGatacatttctatattttcggtcactgacaaaaaaatataactttttggAACGGAACTACTTTTTATGATCAGCAAAGGAATGTTGTATTATTCAAAGTTACTAATTCTTTTATTTCCACatgcttgttttaatttttaaagacaatttttattttaaaaataagaaagaaattgTTGTTATtgagaactattttgttttgagaTAGGCGACAAGGCTTTCAACAGGTGTAGACATACTACTCTGGAAAGCGGCAAAACActataaaaatatcattttaaaaatagcttcTAATTCCTGCGATTTGTCACtgaaatgttgttaaataaacaaccCCCACCCCGATATCATTGGAAACCAGGATTTTAATTAAGTATGATTTgcgtttttaaagtttttaaacagtATGTATGCCAAACTATGTAGACAATATAACCTGCCCGTGGTTCTACCAGTTTTCCCTCTCCTCGTATCAGGGTTTTATATTGTCAGGCGATAACGGGTGTGCCCCAAGTAAGTACTAACATGCtcacctcaaaacatttcacatcaaaatcaatggaatgttaagctgtaattagataagaataacttgaaatgcattcctgaatatgtacaactcttGTCCAAATTACTCAAATACAAATACCTACATATGTAGTCTTTGAATACTGGGTGTAAACTATGAAGCTGTCATCTCAATGAAaagaatagaataaaaaattgaaatgtgttATGTATGTCATCTTGTTAAGTGATCGAATCACTAAGAatgtttacatgaattacaactaatatcgtgagtagaatgatggaaatatatggatAAAAAGGTTGAAGGCAAACTCATTTTGCCCAAATGTCTGTGGacatcgtttttgcccgaattagaAGATCTGCTCCAGGACTGGGAGAAGGCAGTTgactaccccccaccccccacccccgtctcgtacgtGATGCACGAAAAACAGTGGTTTCTTTCCACAAAGAAGACAAACTCGGCTGCTTACTTGTACTAGAAGAAGTCGCACTGTCACAACAAgatgatggttaattaatatacagccgTATAAACACAAGTTACGGACACAAACATACGCCAGGGAAAGGTGACAAACATAATTTATGTACTGTACTAAATTGTGTATAAACTGTATCTGGCTGGGCAATTATATATCAACGTATTCGTGAATACTGCAGCAAGTATGCCAAGGACAGGGAAAGGGAAGGTAACATAAAGACGGGACAAACATAATTTATGTACTATAATAAATTGTGTATAAACTGTATATGGCTGGGCAATTATATATTAACGTATTCGTGAATACTGCAGCAAGTATGCCAAGAACAGGGAAAGCCTTCAAAGGGAAGGTAACATAAAGACGGGACAAACAAAATTTATGTACTGTACTAAATTATGTATAAACTATATATGGCTGGgaagttatatattaatgtattcgTGAATACTGCAGCAAGTAATAACACATAcgattagaaaaaaaacccctttaTGCCTTAGTATAATCACCCTTTACGCCTTGTAGTTGGTGCTTCGAAGAACAATAATACCAATGTGATTATTAACTTCTTCAACTttcactgggttcggatcccagtcgaggcatgggatttttaatcgagataccgactccaaaccctgagtgagtgctccgcaaggctcagttggtaggtgtaaaccatttgcaccgaccagtgatccacaactggttcaacaaaggccatggtttgtgctatcctgcctgtgggaagcgcaaataaaagatcccttgctgcctgtcgtaaaaagagtagcctatgtggcgacagcgggtttcctctaaaaacagtgtcagaatgaccatatgtttgacgtccaatagccgatgataagataaaaaatcaatgtgctctagcagcg
This DNA window, taken from Gigantopelta aegis isolate Gae_Host chromosome 4, Gae_host_genome, whole genome shotgun sequence, encodes the following:
- the LOC121371137 gene encoding cdc42 homolog, translating into MGEPNFIKCVVVGDGAVGKTCMLMSYATNKFPTEYIPTVFDNYAVTVNIREHPYQLGLFDTAGQEEYTSLRQLSYTETNVFLVAFSVVMPESMKNLEQKWVPEIRHNVPRAPFLIVGTQIDLRDNELTRQKLQKRRQKPVTLEEGERLSAKLGANSYVECSALTKKGLKDVFDEAILAVLEPKVPEKRKRTRKCVIL